In one Parvibaculum sp. genomic region, the following are encoded:
- a CDS encoding ExbD/TolR family protein, producing the protein MGMSVGNKGVRRGRFARAPMSEINVTPVVDVMLVLLIVFMVAAPLLTVGVPVDLPKTAAAPISGDNEPLTITLNGQGEIFVQETPSQLDAMVEQLLAIADNGYEQRIFVRADGSLPYSEVMRVMGVISSSGFTRVALVTESEIKPASKPGNR; encoded by the coding sequence ATGGGCATGTCGGTCGGAAACAAGGGCGTTCGACGCGGCCGTTTCGCGAGAGCGCCGATGTCCGAAATCAACGTGACGCCGGTTGTCGACGTCATGCTGGTGTTGCTGATCGTGTTCATGGTGGCCGCGCCGTTGCTGACGGTCGGTGTGCCGGTGGACCTGCCGAAGACGGCGGCTGCGCCGATTTCGGGCGACAATGAGCCGCTGACGATCACGCTGAACGGGCAGGGCGAGATTTTCGTGCAGGAAACACCCTCGCAACTCGACGCCATGGTCGAACAGCTTCTGGCGATTGCCGACAATGGCTACGAGCAACGCATCTTCGTGCGTGCCGATGGGTCGCTTCCCTATTCGGAGGTGATGAGGGTGATGGGTGTCATCAGTTCTTCGGGCTTCACGCGTGTTGCACTTGTGACCGAGTCCGAGATCAAGCCGGCCAGCAAGCCCGGAAACAGATAA
- the tolQ gene encoding protein TolQ, producing the protein MDPATTAQIITETTVDAAAMDFSMWGLFLRADIVVKLVMLGLLFASVWSWAIIFDKWWRFARVERRANQFERIFWSGRSLDDLYQEMGHRPQHPLSVLFIAAMREWRRSQDIASSSFIGLKERVDKVMQVTISREIVNLESRLLFLATVGATAPFIGLFGTVWGIMNAFQSIAISRDTNLAVVAPGIAEALFATALGLLAAIPAVIFYNRFSNQLSRIGGRMESFADEFSAILSRQLDERS; encoded by the coding sequence ATGGATCCCGCGACCACTGCCCAGATCATCACCGAGACGACGGTCGACGCCGCCGCCATGGACTTCTCCATGTGGGGGCTGTTCCTGCGTGCCGACATCGTCGTCAAGCTTGTGATGCTGGGTCTTCTCTTCGCCTCGGTCTGGTCCTGGGCGATCATCTTCGACAAGTGGTGGCGGTTTGCCCGTGTCGAACGGCGCGCCAACCAGTTCGAGCGCATCTTCTGGTCGGGCAGGTCGCTGGACGATCTTTATCAGGAAATGGGGCATCGGCCGCAGCATCCGCTCTCCGTGCTTTTCATCGCGGCGATGCGTGAGTGGCGGCGGTCGCAGGACATCGCTTCAAGCTCCTTTATCGGCCTCAAGGAACGCGTCGACAAAGTCATGCAGGTGACGATCTCGCGCGAGATCGTCAATCTCGAGAGCCGGCTTCTGTTCCTCGCGACCGTCGGCGCGACCGCGCCCTTTATCGGTCTCTTCGGCACGGTCTGGGGCATCATGAATGCGTTCCAGTCGATCGCGATCAGCCGCGATACCAACCTTGCCGTTGTGGCGCCGGGCATCGCGGAGGCGCTCTTTGCAACCGCGCTCGGCCTTCTCGCTGCTATTCCGGCGGTTATCTTCTACAACCGTTTCTCCAATCAGTTGTCGCGCATTGGCGGCCGGATGGAGAGTTTTGCCGACGAGTTTTCTGCGATCCTTTCGCGGCAACTCGATGAGCGGAGCTGA
- the ybgC gene encoding tol-pal system-associated acyl-CoA thioesterase produces MNDWPDLAGRIDGQVHRLPVRVYYEDTDFSGIVYHANYLRFAERGRSDFLRLAGVHHADLFEGADPLAFAVHRMEIDFLKPARIDDRLEVRTRYVRASGARIEAEQTILRIADGADGEPIWRARVFAACLDAAGRPRRLPAGVRQALAPFVGPESG; encoded by the coding sequence ATGAACGACTGGCCCGACCTTGCCGGCCGGATCGACGGCCAGGTGCATCGCCTGCCCGTCCGGGTCTATTACGAAGACACGGATTTCTCGGGCATCGTCTATCACGCGAATTATCTGCGGTTTGCCGAGCGGGGCCGTTCCGATTTCCTGCGGCTGGCGGGGGTCCATCACGCCGATCTTTTCGAGGGCGCCGACCCGCTTGCGTTCGCGGTTCATCGCATGGAGATCGATTTTCTGAAGCCCGCCCGGATCGACGACCGGCTCGAGGTCCGGACGCGATACGTACGTGCGAGCGGCGCGCGGATCGAAGCCGAGCAGACGATCCTGCGCATTGCCGATGGCGCCGATGGGGAGCCGATCTGGCGGGCCCGGGTCTTTGCGGCCTGTCTTGACGCGGCCGGCCGGCCGCGCCGCCTTCCCGCCGGGGTGCGGCAGGCGCTCGCGCCGTTCGTCGGTCCTGAAAGCGGTTAA
- the ruvB gene encoding Holliday junction branch migration DNA helicase RuvB: MTERILGAAKRQEDELERSLRPQVLADFVGQARARENLSVFIEAARARGEALDHVLFAGPPGLGKTTLAQIVARELGVNFRATSGPVISKAGDLAALLTNLEPRDVLFIDEIHRLAPAVEEILYPAMEDFQLDLIIGEGPGARSVRIELAPFTLIGATTRTGLLTTPLRDRFGIPVRLNFYEIAELESIVRRGAGVLGVEMTPDGAHEIARRARGTPRIAGRLLRRVRDFAVVEGARSIDAKTADKALRRLEVDELGLDALDHRYLRCIAIGFSGGPVGVETIAASLSEPRDAIEEIIEPYLIQKALVNRTPRGRMLTAAAFAHLGIAPPEGGPAGQGALFGGDEGDGGK; the protein is encoded by the coding sequence ATGACGGAACGCATTCTCGGCGCCGCGAAACGGCAGGAGGACGAACTGGAACGCTCGCTCCGGCCGCAGGTGCTTGCCGATTTCGTCGGGCAGGCGCGGGCGCGCGAAAACCTGTCGGTCTTCATCGAGGCGGCACGCGCCCGCGGCGAGGCGCTCGACCATGTGCTGTTTGCCGGACCGCCCGGCCTTGGAAAAACGACGCTCGCGCAGATCGTTGCACGCGAACTTGGCGTCAATTTCCGCGCGACATCGGGACCGGTGATTTCCAAGGCCGGCGACCTTGCGGCGCTTCTCACCAATCTCGAACCGCGCGACGTGTTGTTCATCGACGAAATTCACCGGCTGGCGCCGGCGGTCGAAGAAATTCTTTATCCGGCGATGGAGGATTTTCAACTCGATCTCATCATCGGCGAAGGCCCCGGCGCGCGCTCGGTCCGGATCGAGCTTGCGCCCTTCACGCTGATCGGCGCGACGACACGCACCGGCCTTCTGACGACGCCGCTGCGCGACCGCTTCGGCATTCCGGTCAGGCTCAATTTCTACGAGATTGCCGAACTCGAAAGCATCGTGCGGCGCGGCGCCGGCGTGCTCGGTGTCGAGATGACGCCGGACGGGGCGCATGAAATCGCGCGTCGGGCGCGCGGTACGCCGCGCATTGCCGGCCGGTTGTTGCGCCGGGTGCGCGATTTTGCGGTTGTCGAAGGCGCGCGTTCGATCGATGCGAAGACGGCAGACAAGGCGCTGCGACGCCTCGAAGTCGATGAGTTAGGGCTCGACGCGCTCGATCATCGCTACCTGCGCTGCATCGCCATCGGTTTTTCGGGCGGGCCGGTGGGCGTCGAGACGATTGCCGCCTCATTGTCCGAGCCACGCGATGCCATCGAGGAGATCATCGAGCCTTATCTGATCCAGAAAGCGCTGGTGAACCGGACGCCGCGCGGACGGATGTTGACGGCGGCGGCTTTCGCCCATCTCGGCATCGCGCCCCCGGAAGGCGGGCCGGCGGGGCAGGGCGCGCTTTTCGGCGGCGATGAAGGCGACGGCGGCAAATGA
- the ruvA gene encoding Holliday junction branch migration protein RuvA: MIGKLKGMVDSTGEDWVVVDVGGVGYHVTCSRRTLAALPSPGGAVTLSIETKMSDDAIRLIGFTSDGEREWFRLLLGVQGVGTRVALGVLGALTPADLARAIALDDKKAVSAAPGVGPKVAARIVAELKDKAPAGAGLAVVLNGAGGADASPQSEPMRDAVSALVNLGYPQAQAAGAVSSAARRLDDDASAEALIRQGLKELAR; this comes from the coding sequence ATGATCGGCAAGCTCAAAGGCATGGTCGACTCGACCGGCGAGGACTGGGTGGTCGTCGATGTCGGCGGCGTCGGCTATCACGTCACCTGCTCAAGGCGAACGCTGGCGGCCCTTCCGTCGCCGGGCGGTGCGGTGACGCTTTCCATCGAAACCAAGATGAGCGACGACGCAATTCGCCTGATCGGGTTCACGAGCGATGGCGAGCGCGAGTGGTTTCGTTTGTTGCTCGGCGTACAGGGCGTCGGTACGCGCGTCGCGCTTGGTGTGCTGGGCGCGTTGACGCCGGCCGATCTTGCGCGCGCGATCGCGCTCGACGACAAGAAAGCGGTGTCGGCCGCGCCCGGCGTCGGTCCGAAAGTCGCGGCACGGATCGTTGCCGAACTGAAGGACAAGGCGCCGGCCGGCGCGGGGCTTGCCGTCGTTCTCAACGGCGCAGGCGGTGCCGATGCGTCCCCCCAATCCGAACCGATGCGCGATGCGGTGTCGGCGCTCGTCAATCTCGGCTATCCACAAGCGCAGGCGGCCGGCGCCGTTTCATCGGCAGCGCGCAGGCTGGATGACGATGCAAGCGCCGAGGCGCTGATCCGGCAGGGTCTGAAGGAACTGGCGCGATGA
- the ruvC gene encoding crossover junction endodeoxyribonuclease RuvC — translation MPAPLRILGIDPGLGATGWGVIETAGSRLVHLANGTIVSNSKSPLAQRLVEIEAGLLDVLDCHAPDAAAVEQAFVARDASAALKLGQARAVALLVVARAGLPVAEYAPNRIKKSVVGAGHADKAQIALMVEMLLPGARPATEHAADALAIAICHAHSGGADERIAAALLRAGAAR, via the coding sequence ATGCCGGCACCGCTCAGAATCCTCGGCATCGATCCCGGCCTCGGCGCGACCGGCTGGGGTGTCATCGAGACCGCAGGTTCGCGGCTCGTCCATCTTGCCAACGGCACTATCGTTTCCAATTCGAAATCGCCGCTCGCTCAACGGCTGGTCGAAATCGAAGCCGGGCTTCTCGATGTGCTCGATTGCCATGCGCCCGACGCCGCGGCCGTCGAACAGGCCTTTGTGGCGCGGGATGCTTCGGCGGCGCTGAAGCTCGGCCAGGCGCGGGCCGTTGCGCTGCTTGTCGTTGCGCGGGCCGGATTGCCGGTCGCCGAATATGCACCAAACCGGATCAAGAAGTCGGTCGTCGGCGCCGGTCACGCCGACAAGGCCCAGATCGCGCTGATGGTTGAAATGCTGCTGCCCGGAGCAAGGCCTGCCACCGAACATGCGGCCGATGCGCTTGCCATCGCCATTTGCCATGCGCATTCGGGCGGCGCCGACGAGCGGATCGCGGCGGCGCTGCTGCGGGCCGGGGCGGCACGATGA
- a CDS encoding YebC/PmpR family DNA-binding transcriptional regulator yields the protein MAGHSQFKNIMYRKGAQDKKRAKMFAKLAKEITVAAKMGLPDPEYNPRLRAAIQAARAENMPKDNIERAIKRSTDQGGENYEEVRYEGFGPGGIGVIVETLTDNRNRTAGEVRAIFTKNGGNLGETGSVSFMFDRLGLIEYPADAASADAMIEAAIDAGADDCQSGPETHDLYSAPDALHEVSKALEARFGEPRSARIVWKPQNTISLDDEKAETVLKMLEALDDNDDVQQVYANFEMSDSVLEKMSA from the coding sequence ATGGCCGGCCATTCGCAATTCAAGAACATCATGTACCGCAAAGGCGCGCAGGATAAGAAGCGCGCCAAGATGTTCGCCAAGCTTGCCAAGGAAATTACCGTGGCGGCCAAGATGGGCCTGCCCGATCCGGAATATAATCCGCGGTTGCGGGCCGCCATTCAGGCGGCGCGCGCCGAGAACATGCCCAAGGACAATATCGAGCGGGCCATCAAGCGCAGCACCGATCAGGGCGGCGAAAACTACGAGGAAGTGCGCTACGAGGGGTTCGGGCCCGGCGGCATCGGCGTCATCGTCGAGACGCTGACCGACAACCGCAACCGGACGGCCGGCGAAGTGCGGGCCATATTCACCAAGAATGGCGGCAATCTGGGCGAAACCGGCTCGGTGTCCTTCATGTTCGACCGACTGGGATTGATCGAATATCCGGCGGACGCGGCCAGCGCCGACGCGATGATCGAGGCCGCCATCGACGCTGGCGCCGACGACTGCCAGTCGGGCCCGGAAACGCACGATCTCTACAGCGCACCCGACGCGCTGCATGAGGTCTCCAAGGCGCTTGAGGCCCGGTTCGGCGAACCGCGCTCGGCGCGCATCGTCTGGAAGCCGCAAAACACCATCTCTCTTGACGACGAGAAGGCCGAGACGGTGCTCAAGATGCTCGAAGCGCTGGACGACAACGACGATGTGCAGCAGGTTTATGCGAACTTCGAGATGTCCGATTCGGTGCTGGAGAAAATGTCGGCCTGA